The window GGATACTACCGTTGTATCCCATGGCTGTGGCCCGTCGGTTACCACTGTAAAGGTCGCCAATGAGTGTAACGTTGAGAGCACCGAGCGAAGCCCCACCGATGCCCTGGATAAAACGCAGGATGAGAAGCCAGGTGAAATCGGTTGCAAAAGCACAGGCTGAGCCGGCTATCCCAAAAATAAACAGGGAGGGTACTAAAATAGTTTTGCGTCCCAGCCGGTCGGCAAATACACCTAAAAAGGGGGTTAAAAACATGCCCGGGATGGTGAAAGCGGTAATCAACAGGCCTATACGCTCATTCGATACGTCGAGTACGTTCGCCATCTTGGGCAGGGCAGGGGCGATACTGGACACGCCCATCACCGCCGATAGGGTGATTCCAAAAATGAGATAGAGGTTTAGATCTGAAAGGAGGGATTGGTTGCTGTTAGAAATTATTTTGCTATGTTGGTTAATGGTTTAGTGCATGGCATGTAAATAAAATGTGTGGAGATAGCGTTCCGATTAAATAGAAATGAGGTGTAACTTATTTCTTAGCTTGCAGTAGAAACTCAATATTCATCACAACAAACGTACGTTATTATGAAAGTAAAAGTATTTTACGGAGCAATTTTTGTTTTTCTATTTACCTTGAGCAGCGTTACATATGGACAGCGGGCTAATGCTGATGATGTCGATAATATTGATGGTATTATTACGGCTATGTATGATGTTATTTCCGGTCCGGCTGGTGAGCGCGATTGGCAACGATTTGGGAACTTGTTTAAAGATGGGGTATCTATGGCAGCGATAACCCAAACAGAAGATGGAGAGCTACGGTATGTATCAATGACGCCTGATCAATATATAGAACGCAATGATGAATATTTTACCAATAATGATTTTTGGGAAGAAGAGATGGATCGCGAAGTGTTCCAGTTTGGAGAAATAGCTACAGTTCAGACATCCTATATAATTAAATCTGGTAAGGATGGGGAAGTGACACACCGTGGGGTGAATAGTGTACAGTTGGTGTATGATCAAAGTCGATGGTGGATTACCAATATTACCTGGAACAGCGAACGGGAAGATAACCCCATTCCTGATGAGCTGTTATCGGATGGATAACAGTTTAAAGAAGTTTATTTTACTCAAAATATTGAAGGGGTTCTGAAATAAAAAAAGTCCGCTGTTTGGCACAGCGGACTGTATATAACTAATTCGTTTTATTGATTAGTTCTGGGGTGGGGTACCTTGTTGCATTTGTCCACCCATTTTATTTTGGATTTGCTGCTGAATTTGTTGTTGCAAAGCTGAATCTTGTTGAGCAGCCCGACTGATGTCTTGGAAACGTTGCATTTCCATTCCAGCATCTTCAATAGCCTTAGTTACACTATCTCGAATTTCAGTTTGTAGCTCTTCAATCCCAGATGTTGCTGCCTCAAATTTTTTCATCTCATCTTCGCTAAACTGGGTAGAGTCTCCTTGTCCCATTTGTTGCGATTGAGCAATTTTTTGATAAGTCTGGATGTCAAGACCTTCTTCCTGAATAATTCCCATCATTTTCTTTTGTGCCTGCATTTGTACTTGCTGAGCACTCATAGCAGCATCGGCAAAAGTAGCAGCTTCTTCATCAGAAACATCAACATCAGGAGCTTGTTGCTGCATTTGTTCCAACTGGCCTTGTTGCTGAGACTGTTGTTGGGAAGTATTTTCTTCGGTTGAATCATTTTGGCACCCGATAAGTGCGACTGCCAAAAGAATAGCGGAAAGATATTTTATGGTATTAGTCATGTGAAGTATTATAAAAAATTGGTATTTGCTTTAGATGATTTAACAGTTCGTCAACGACTGCTAAACCCAATTATTTCTTTATGCAATTAGTGAAGCTAAAGAAAGTGTTTCAATGGCAGAAATTAAAACCCTATTATGGGGTTTTTAATTGATTTACATAACTACAGGGCAAAGTTGGAGATATATTCAAACAGCTTTGTTGAAGAAATAAGCAAATCAGGTCTCTTCCCAAAAGTCATTAAGAAATTTTGTCCAACGCGTTTTATTTGTTTCAAAAACGCGTTCCAGATCAGTTAATATTTCTTTGAATTCTTGATTGTTATGGAGTGGTTTCCAAATAGGATTTTCTTTGATCCAGGGATAATTTTCATAACCGAGGTAGATGGCCTTACGCAACCAATGCAGGGCTTCGATGTGATTGCCGTCCACAGCAAAATAAGAAGCTAACCGAAATGCCATCTCACAATCTGTGGCAGCAATGGTAAGCAGCTCGTCGGTAATTAATGAGTGTGCTTTTTTGGGCTGATTATTCTTAACGTAGCACATTGCTAATGTCGGATATGTTACCCGACGATTGGGATCGTCTTCAATGACGGATTCCAAGATGGGTATAGCCTTTTCATATGCTTCTTCACTAAAAAACAGGTATCCTTTTGTTGTTTTTAACAGTGAGTGCTGGGGTTCGAGGGTAAGTCCTTTGTCAACTTCGAGCCATGCCAAGTCCAGCTGTCCCAAATAATGATTAAGCCGTGCCCGGCGATTGTAGATTTGTATAGCTGCAGCAGGATTTTTTTGCAGCGCTTTTCCGAGGAGCCGAAGTGCTTCGCGATGTAGCCCATCAAGTTGAACAATAATACCGGCTCCAAGTAACACCTCCGTATTACGTCCATTATGTTTTAACAGGTATTGGATGTCTCGTCGTGCCCGGTCTTTTTCGCCCCGCCAAAGAAAGGTATAGGCACGTTGCAGCTTGGCTTCTACATTATCGGGGTCGAGCTCAAGGGCTTTCTCCAAGTGCTGTTGAGCCTTCATAAAATAGGTGGGGCCCCCATATCCGTTCATTACATAATTTAAGTGCGTGCGCCCGAGTCCTGCGTGGGCTGCAGCAAAGTTAGGCGCTTTTTCCAACACCTCTTCAAATTTTTCTTTTCCCTCAATTAGGTCTTTAGGATTATTTGATCCCCATAAAAATCGAGAGAGCAAAGCCTGTGCTTCAAGATATTGTTCAGAGAGATCAATAGGCAGATCATCAAAAGGGGTTTTCTGTTGTCTTTGTTCGAGCTTGCCAAGACTAAACAGGGCATCGAAGATTGCTTCGGTAATGTCGTTCTGCACTTTCAGCAAATCAAAAGAAGGTATCGAAATGGTATCACCGGCTTGTATAGCCTTTGTGTTGACTTCAACAAGTTGCCAGTTTAAGGTGAAACCTTCATCGGTGCTGAAAAAGGATCCCGTAAGTACATATTCAGCCTCTAATTTTTCTCCGGCTTCAATATCGTCAATGGATTGGTCGGACAGCGACAGAAAGGTGCTTGGGGGACGAATGACTGCCGAGGCGTTTTGAGAGAGCCGTGTGGCGATGGCATCGGCTATTGCCAATCCAAAATACTGTGTTTTGCCATTCTCTTGCACCTGTTTAAATGGGAGTACTGCAATAGAGTTTTCAGGAATATCTTGTGTATCCTTTTGCAGAAAAAACTCGGTAAGCATGGAAAGGAATCCCTTGTGTTCCCGCGTATCTTGTTTTTGAGATGGGGAGGGAAGGAGTGCCGAACGTTCACCGGGGATAATGCCCTGTTCAAAATCCATGCTTTTCATCAACGTTTTAAGCGCACCATGGAGATTTGAAACAGATTCAAAACGATTGCTGGGTTGTTTATCCAGCGCTTTCATTATCAAATTACTAAGGGATTCTGGAATATCAGAATGCAGCTTGTGAGGCGGTGTGGGGTTGACTGATCGAATAACCCTGATGAGATCTGTTTCCTCTGTATTTCTGGATAACAGAAATGGGTGTTGGCCAGTGACAATCTCATACAGGATGATGCCCAGCGAGAAAATATCTGTTTGTTTACTGCTGCGCAGTGTAATAAACTGCTCGGGGGCCATGTAAGCGGTGGTACCAAACCGGGAGGACTGCATTTTGTTATTATCACCGGCTTGTTTTTCATCCGTTATTGTATCTATTTCAGACGCTTCGCGTCGCTTGGCCAGTCCAAAATCGAGGATCTTAACGAGTCCACCATCGGTAACCATGATGTTGGCAGGCTTTAGATCGCGGTGCAATATTTCCAGCTTGTGAGCTTCCGCCAGACCGTCGGCAATCTGAATACTTAAAGAAAGAGCAAACTGTAGATTAAGGGCTCCATCCTCCAGCAATTCGGCCAGTGTACGTCCGGGAACATATTGCATAACAATGTAAGGGCGCTCCTCATATTGACCGACTTCGTATATGGCACTCACGTTGGGATGCTGAATAGCCGAGGCAATACGGGCTTCTTCAAGAATATGTTCCCGAATCTTTTTCTCTTTTGCCCGGCTGGGATGTACAATTTTAATAACTACGGGGCGCTTCAAATTAGTATCGATGGCATAATAAACCGTCCCGTGTTGTCCCGATCCCAGTTCGTGCTTGATTTCGTAATGGTGGATGTTGTCCATTGCAGCTTCTGTTTACTTTTAATGAGTCAAAAATTACGGACAAACAGTTCGAAGTGCTAATTTTAACCGATAAAATAATAGGAAACTATATTGCTTTACCGGTTCAGTTTTGATGGAGGAGGTGAGGGTTTTATTAAGTATTACATTAATACTGAAATGTAGGTATTAAACAGCCGATAATGTAAACTAAAATAAAAAAATGGGAGCACCCTGCAGATTAGATGCTCCCAATTTTGGTTATTACAGAATACTGAAGGGAATTTTAACCCGGAAGCTGACATTGCGACCGGGACTTAACGCATATCCTTTATAGGTATCGAGGAAGTCGCGATATGCTTCATTAAGTAAATTATTGGCTGAAATTTGAAGAGAAATTGGACGATTCCATAGAGGGATCTCTCCGCCAACAGTAGCATTAACCAAGGTATAGGCATCGGTTGATGCTACTCCAAAATTACTGAACTTGGGGGCGTTCCCAAATTGCCAAAATGGCTCATAGCGACCGGCTGCATCTTTTGACGCGACATGTTCAACACCAATAGTCAGGAAGGTGTTTTGAAAAGCGGCAAGCTCGCGTTTAACAAATTTTATGCTTCCGCTTACTTTGGTGGGGGGAAGTAGTGGAAGGTCATCTACCTGGGAGATATCCTGATCCACGTTTTCGCCCTGAACCGTTTCAAAGGTACCTGAGAGTTGCAGCCATGGTAATACTTGTGCGGTAATATTTGCATTGGCACCAACTAAGTGGGCATTACCCTGGACGGTCTCAAGGATAGGGGGACCATCGTTATTGGGGCCTGCAAATTCCCCGGTGTTGACTAAAAAGATGTAATTATCGATTGCATTTCGATAAACAGTGGCTTTTACTTTTAGGTTTGTTGATCTCCAACGTAATGATAAATCAGTATTCAGTGAGTGTTCAGAATCCAAGTAGGGATTTCCAACCTGGTAGGCGGCGATGCCCCCGTGCACACCATCAACGTGGAGGTTGAAAAGGCTGGGAGCTCGAAAGCCACGCCCAACATTTCCGGCTAAAGCCAATGATTCCGTAAACTGGTAGGTAGCTCCCACAGAGCCGCTGAATTCCAAATAGGATTGATCCAGAACATCACTGGTTTCACCGGCAGACTGGTCTGGAAGATTAAGATCACTATTCGGCTCGGCTTCCTGCGAACGAGCATCAACTCGAGCTCCGAAAGAGAGTGTGAGATCATTGATTTCAGCTTTTTCAAAGACAAAGGCCGCAACGTTTTGTACTGTTGCGCTGGGTACCAGTGGTTCTACACCGCGGGTAGCCTGATCTTGGTATTTATATTCCAGCCCGATAGTACCTGAAAAAGGTCCGATTTCGGGATGTTCAAGCCCCATCTTGGCATTGTAATTCTTCAGAAGTATATCGAGATGCGCATATCCTTCGTCGGGCAGCTCATTACGGGGAACTGCATTTCCACCTCCCGGACTTGATTGTCGTAAGTTACTGGAATAGGTGAGGTTAGGTTTGAGGATAAAATTATTTCCGAGATTTAAATTCCCCTCAAGTTGAACAGTATTATTTTCCAGGTTTTGTCCCAATCCTTTTCCATTGGGAAGTAAAAAGTTATGATTGTTTTGCCAGCGGGTGTATTCGGCAGAAATTTGACCTAATCCGGTTTGATATCCAATGCCTAAACTACCATTAAGCTGGTCATAGTCGGTGTGATCAAGTTCTCCCGAAAATTTTGGGGCTGAGGTGTTATTTGATTCCTGGAAAGTGGCTACTTCAGGAGCTTTCATATTACCGGAGGAGCGCCGAATAATGGTACTGGTAAAACCAAACCGGCCAGAGGCTCCGTTGAGATGCAGTCCGCCCACAAGTTCATCATTGTTGGTAGCAAATTCACCAAGCGTCTGCCCCTGCAAGAAGGGCTGCTCATCCACCGCATCGGGTAGTGAGTTTGATATTACATTTACAGCACCGCCCAAAGCATCAGAACCATATTGTACACTGGCTGCTCCACGTACCACTTCAATACGTTCAGAAGTGAAGGGATCAACGTTGGGACCATGACGAACCCCGTACTGCTGATAGTCCATGGCTACGCCGTCGTCAAGGACACGGACGCGGCTACCGCTTAGCCCGCGAATGACGGGCTTGCCCATCTGGCTTCCGGTGGAGATGCTGGAGACGCCAGCCAACTCATCAAGAGAGGCACCCAGTGAGGTTTGCTGTTTAGAAAACTTGGTGTCACCGGTTAAGATATCTACATCGGCCGGGGTCGTAAGCGGATCCGAGGCATAAGGCGTGCCGGTAACGGTTATGGTTTCTTCTTGAATAAGTGTTCGCTGCAGCGAGATATCAAGCGTTAAGGGTTCTCCTTTTTTAAGTCTTACCTCTTTGTTTTGGTTTTCATAACCAACGAATGAGAATACCAAGGTGTAGGTTCCGCTGGGTAAACCTTTAATAGTATAAGAACCGTCTGCTTTTGTGTAGGTACCACGATTCAACTGTGGAAAGGCAACATTTACGCCGGCAACGGCTTCATTGTTGTCATCGGTAACGGTTCCTTTAATGACGGTGTTTGATTTTGTTTGAGCATAAGTGGTTTGCACTCCGAGCAATGTCGAGAGACAAAACAGTACAACAAAAAGTAGTGATTTAGTAAATGAATAATTCATAATTACTGAATAAATATCTTTTTAGTGTTTTAATCTTTGAAAGGTAAGTCAGTAATTAGACAGGCGGAGATTTGTTATTGAGATCAGAAACAAACTCAAGGATTAAAATCTGATCAGATAGTAACGAAATGGAGATAAAATCATCGCGAATAGTATTGCCAGTGTCGTGCACATCGGCAAGGGCCTGCATTAGATTCATGCACGCAACGCAATCCGGCTGATCAACGCTCAGATGATGAGGATTATTTGAATCTTGAAGCGTGTAATCCGGATGCAGCTGATGGATATGAAAAGCAGTACCAATCAGACATACTCCAACCAGCAGCGTGAGGATCTTGCTAAATCTGCTGGTCAAATGGTTGAACATTAGATATCTGCTTTTGTACTTGGTTATTTTGAAGTCTTAAAAGTACATGCGGTATAACAAAGAGATATTGCGGCCCGGTTCGGGATAGATTTCTTTTATACGTGATAAATGATTGCGGTAGGTAGTATTGAATATATTGTTGGCATTAAGAGAGAGCGTATGCATCAGATCCCATTTTTGAAACCTATACTGACCGAAGAGGTTAAAAATGGCATAACTGTCGGTGGATGTTTCAAATTCACCAGTGCGGTTTTGTTCGGCTGCCCATTTACTTTTAGCACCAATTTTAAGTCCGCTGTTATTATAACTTACTTCTACATTTCCCTTAAGGGGAGGAATCATGGGGAGAGGATTCCACTCACTATCGGAATTTTGTTGCTCGGTATCGAATAATTTGCGCTTTCCGTGTGTGTAACTCATTGAGGTAGATAGCGCCCAGTTCTCAAAAACTTTGAGTTGAGAGCTAAATTCAATGCCTTGTAATACTGCCTGGGTGCCGGTAAACTGATAGATATACAGCGACCGATCTTGTGGGGATGGTTCCCCTGTATTGCGGGCATAATTGTAATTGTTAAATCCATTGTGGAAAAAGGTCAGTTCCGCCCGGGCATTAGAGCTGCGATACCGGAAATAAAGTTCTTTTCCGAGTCCGCGTTCGGGATCTAAATCGGGATTACCCACTTCATAAGAATAGGAGGCTAAATGGGGACCTTGCGAAAAAAGTTCTTCTTGGGATGGAGGACGGAAGGAGTGAATAATGTTGGCACCGGTAAAAAATCCACCTCCCAAATCATAAACAATATTGGCCGAACTGGCCAGTGCCGTAAAGTTACGATCTCTAATGGGGCGTCCCTGTATGGATTCATTCTCGACATCCGGTATAGCAGTGGTGTGATCCAGCCGCGCTCCGACTTCAAGGTGTAACGAACCAATATCTTTTTCTTCAATAAAGAACCCGGAAAAACTATAGGAGTCTGAATCTGGGGTACGCGTGCCATTAACAGCGTAGTTTTTTCGTTCAGCCCAAAGCCCCACTTTTCCTTCATCGAAGAGTGTAAATTCATTATGGTTAGCTTTGACGGAGGTATTTGTGGTAAGCACACCAAACTCTGTCCCTACAAATCCACTGGACTCAATTTCCTGGTGGAAGTAACTTTTGTGTGAGAGATCCACTTCAAGGTTTTGCCAAAATGGACGATCCAAAATGATTTCTGTCGTGCCTTTGACCTGGAGTTTTTCCATTTCAATATTGACGCCATTCGGATGGCCTCCCAAGGAATCGGGTGGAATGCCGTAGTTGTTTAGGTAAATATTGGCAGAAAGGCCGGCATGTCCCCAGGGGCGAACATATCCTAAGCCGACCGTATTATTGGTGGATAATATTCCAGAGTTAGTAAGTTTGCTGTTGGGAGTTTGGGTGTTTAATGCTGAACGGAAATTACCATTTACTTTAAGAGCAAAGCTATTGCTAATTGGGGTTGCAAATTCCACGCCTCCGGCTCCACCGGTATTTACAGATTCACCTTGCAAACTGGCTGTTCCGTGCGTATGATCAGGAATACTCGATGGAACCTGGTTTTGCACCACATTGATAACCCCGCCAATAGCGTTGGATCCAAATTCTAATGCAGAGGGGCCGCGTGCAATTTCAATTTCTTCTGCCGACATCGGATCAACAGTAACAGCATGATCGGACGATTGGGATGATACATCGCCCGACCGTTCGCCATCTTGTAGAATCATCAGTCGTTCACCACCCAGACCGCGCATCACTGGTCGGCCGGGAGCGGTTCCCATTGATCGGGTACTAACTCCGGGCATATCTTCAAGCGTACCCGAAAGCGTGGTACTCAAATTCTGTCGCAGCGTTTCACCGGAAATAGTTTGCGTAGCATTTTCCAGATGACCATTCCCTCCACGTTCAGATTGGCCAATGACCTCAACACCTACATTATCTAAAATGGTGGGAGTTATCCGAAACGTAATTCGCAGGGTATCATTGGACGGGACTTCTATACTCTGCGAACGCGTTTTGTAACCGATGCGCTGCATTTTGATAGAGTAGGTACCAGCAGGTACGTCTTTAAAGGTAAAGGAGCCATCGCTATGTGTCGTTTGTCCCCGGTTGATACCTTCCATGAAGAGGTAGGCATAACTGACTGGCTCGTCCGTTTCATCGTCCACCACTGTTCCTGTAACAGTACTATTTTGGGCAAATCCAGCGATGGGCTGTAACATCCCCAGAAGCAATAAAAAAAGTAGAAAGTTTTTGGCAACAAACATCATGGTCGTAAATGGTGACATTCAAAGGATTATTAATTCCTGTTAAAGAAATCGGAGGCGAATATAGACTCACCTCCGATATATGTCACTGCTATTAGTTATTGTGTTCTTCTACGTGAATTTCAATGGAGTTAGTACTGAAGTCTGAGTGATCAGCACCATGCATGAGCTTGAAAATTACGGTTGTTTCTCCGGCCGATTTACCTACGATGTGGAAACTCCATTTGCCATCTTCATCATGCTGTTCGATATCTGCATGATCGGTATTGGCAATCTCCCAGCCTAAAGAATATTCGTCTCCGAGATCTTCACCATGGATTTCATTGCCATCTTCGTCGAAGAATTCAGCGGTTATCAACGAAGTTTCTTGTCCTGCCTCAAGATGGAAATGTCCACTGACCTCTCCATCCGCATAGGTAACGATCGTATCTCCGTTCATCACAAATTCTATGCTATGGGGATCAGAATGTTCTTCATGATCATCGTTACTGGCTGGATTGTTGCATCCTGCTAAAAGAAGTGCTGTCGCAAAAGTAAGGACAATTAATTTGTTCGGAAAATGTGTAGAAATATTCATGGTTCTTGGCTCTTTAATGTGAAAATTGTGTATAGGGGCAAATATTACATGCCATTGTCAGGCAGTAATAGGTAGAAAAAATCCAAAGTTAGCCAAGAATAGGAGGTGAGCGTCCCTTATTAGGGAGATAGAAAAGAGGAGTCCAGATATTAGCTGGATCGAACGTAATCGTATTTACAACAGTAAATGATGGGCCCGAATAGTCATTCAAAAAATCATCATTCTGGATGAGGTGAGCACATATCGGGCAAAGCGTAGTATCAGCGGTAATACAGTGTCCGGTATTCGCAAACTCTGATGAGTTATGTAATTCTAAGTTGTGGTGGGAGTGGAGGGTAGAAAAAGTAAGGGTTACACCAACAAGTGATGCAACAAAAATTCCCAGTGCGATATGTAGCTTTTTTCGAACCACTATTTTTTAAAATAACTGTAAACCCAAGATGGTGCAAAATTGTTTTTGTAAAAACACGTTAGACTTTTTACTCGGTAATAACGGTAGTTGAATGTTATTTAGTGCGGATATTCGGGACGGTTATTTTCTTTACAAAACTCTTTGTAATGTATTCCTTTACTAACACCATTTGTAATTAAAGTCTATTGTATTGAAACGATTCATTTTACTGTTATCAGCGTTTATTGTTTTTGGATCATGTTACATTTCTGAAGTACAGGCTCAGCAACAATGGGATTGGCATATCGCTGGAGGTACAATTATTGATGGGACCGGAGGGAAGCCTTATCAGGCTGATATATTAGTTCGAGGTGATTCAATAGCATTTGTTGGGCCTCTTGATCCTGATACTGTACGGGCCCAAAAGAACGTTGATGCCAGTGGCAAGGTAGTCACACCTGGGTTTATTGATCCGCATGCTCACGGCAATCCGCTGGAAACCCCAGGCTTTCATAACTTTTTGGCGATGGGTATTACTACTATTGTATTGGGGCAGGATGGTTCGTCACCGGCTGTTGGGGAGCTGGATGATTGGCTGGCAAAAGTTGAAGAAGCAAATCCAACCGTAAATATTGCAATGTTATCGGGACACGGAAGCATTCGTGCCAAGGTGAACGTTGGTAAACAAAATCCTACCCGCCAAGAGTTAAAGCGAATGCATAGATTGTTGAAAGCTGATTTGCAGGATGGAGCATTTGGAATGAGTA of the Fodinibius sp. Rm-B-1B1-1 genome contains:
- a CDS encoding DUF4168 domain-containing protein — translated: MTNTIKYLSAILLAVALIGCQNDSTEENTSQQQSQQQGQLEQMQQQAPDVDVSDEEAATFADAAMSAQQVQMQAQKKMMGIIQEEGLDIQTYQKIAQSQQMGQGDSTQFSEDEMKKFEAATSGIEELQTEIRDSVTKAIEDAGMEMQRFQDISRAAQQDSALQQQIQQQIQNKMGGQMQQGTPPQN
- a CDS encoding FlgO family outer membrane protein, producing MDNIHHYEIKHELGSGQHGTVYYAIDTNLKRPVVIKIVHPSRAKEKKIREHILEEARIASAIQHPNVSAIYEVGQYEERPYIVMQYVPGRTLAELLEDGALNLQFALSLSIQIADGLAEAHKLEILHRDLKPANIMVTDGGLVKILDFGLAKRREASEIDTITDEKQAGDNNKMQSSRFGTTAYMAPEQFITLRSSKQTDIFSLGIILYEIVTGQHPFLLSRNTEETDLIRVIRSVNPTPPHKLHSDIPESLSNLIMKALDKQPSNRFESVSNLHGALKTLMKSMDFEQGIIPGERSALLPSPSQKQDTREHKGFLSMLTEFFLQKDTQDIPENSIAVLPFKQVQENGKTQYFGLAIADAIATRLSQNASAVIRPPSTFLSLSDQSIDDIEAGEKLEAEYVLTGSFFSTDEGFTLNWQLVEVNTKAIQAGDTISIPSFDLLKVQNDITEAIFDALFSLGKLEQRQQKTPFDDLPIDLSEQYLEAQALLSRFLWGSNNPKDLIEGKEKFEEVLEKAPNFAAAHAGLGRTHLNYVMNGYGGPTYFMKAQQHLEKALELDPDNVEAKLQRAYTFLWRGEKDRARRDIQYLLKHNGRNTEVLLGAGIIVQLDGLHREALRLLGKALQKNPAAAIQIYNRRARLNHYLGQLDLAWLEVDKGLTLEPQHSLLKTTKGYLFFSEEAYEKAIPILESVIEDDPNRRVTYPTLAMCYVKNNQPKKAHSLITDELLTIAATDCEMAFRLASYFAVDGNHIEALHWLRKAIYLGYENYPWIKENPIWKPLHNNQEFKEILTDLERVFETNKTRWTKFLNDFWEET
- a CDS encoding TonB-dependent receptor, translated to MNYSFTKSLLFVVLFCLSTLLGVQTTYAQTKSNTVIKGTVTDDNNEAVAGVNVAFPQLNRGTYTKADGSYTIKGLPSGTYTLVFSFVGYENQNKEVRLKKGEPLTLDISLQRTLIQEETITVTGTPYASDPLTTPADVDILTGDTKFSKQQTSLGASLDELAGVSSISTGSQMGKPVIRGLSGSRVRVLDDGVAMDYQQYGVRHGPNVDPFTSERIEVVRGAASVQYGSDALGGAVNVISNSLPDAVDEQPFLQGQTLGEFATNNDELVGGLHLNGASGRFGFTSTIIRRSSGNMKAPEVATFQESNNTSAPKFSGELDHTDYDQLNGSLGIGYQTGLGQISAEYTRWQNNHNFLLPNGKGLGQNLENNTVQLEGNLNLGNNFILKPNLTYSSNLRQSSPGGGNAVPRNELPDEGYAHLDILLKNYNAKMGLEHPEIGPFSGTIGLEYKYQDQATRGVEPLVPSATVQNVAAFVFEKAEINDLTLSFGARVDARSQEAEPNSDLNLPDQSAGETSDVLDQSYLEFSGSVGATYQFTESLALAGNVGRGFRAPSLFNLHVDGVHGGIAAYQVGNPYLDSEHSLNTDLSLRWRSTNLKVKATVYRNAIDNYIFLVNTGEFAGPNNDGPPILETVQGNAHLVGANANITAQVLPWLQLSGTFETVQGENVDQDISQVDDLPLLPPTKVSGSIKFVKRELAAFQNTFLTIGVEHVASKDAAGRYEPFWQFGNAPKFSNFGVASTDAYTLVNATVGGEIPLWNRPISLQISANNLLNEAYRDFLDTYKGYALSPGRNVSFRVKIPFSIL
- a CDS encoding TonB-dependent receptor: MSPFTTMMFVAKNFLLFLLLLGMLQPIAGFAQNSTVTGTVVDDETDEPVSYAYLFMEGINRGQTTHSDGSFTFKDVPAGTYSIKMQRIGYKTRSQSIEVPSNDTLRITFRITPTILDNVGVEVIGQSERGGNGHLENATQTISGETLRQNLSTTLSGTLEDMPGVSTRSMGTAPGRPVMRGLGGERLMILQDGERSGDVSSQSSDHAVTVDPMSAEEIEIARGPSALEFGSNAIGGVINVVQNQVPSSIPDHTHGTASLQGESVNTGGAGGVEFATPISNSFALKVNGNFRSALNTQTPNSKLTNSGILSTNNTVGLGYVRPWGHAGLSANIYLNNYGIPPDSLGGHPNGVNIEMEKLQVKGTTEIILDRPFWQNLEVDLSHKSYFHQEIESSGFVGTEFGVLTTNTSVKANHNEFTLFDEGKVGLWAERKNYAVNGTRTPDSDSYSFSGFFIEEKDIGSLHLEVGARLDHTTAIPDVENESIQGRPIRDRNFTALASSANIVYDLGGGFFTGANIIHSFRPPSQEELFSQGPHLASYSYEVGNPDLDPERGLGKELYFRYRSSNARAELTFFHNGFNNYNYARNTGEPSPQDRSLYIYQFTGTQAVLQGIEFSSQLKVFENWALSTSMSYTHGKRKLFDTEQQNSDSEWNPLPMIPPLKGNVEVSYNNSGLKIGAKSKWAAEQNRTGEFETSTDSYAIFNLFGQYRFQKWDLMHTLSLNANNIFNTTYRNHLSRIKEIYPEPGRNISLLYRMYF